In Methylomonas sp. MK1, the following are encoded in one genomic region:
- a CDS encoding type IV pilus twitching motility protein PilT, translating into MDIAELLTFSVKNKASDLHLSAGLPPMIRVDGDIRRINIPSLNHKEVHALIYDIMNDKQRRDYEEFLETDFSFALPGVARFRVNAFNQDRGAGAVFRTIPSKVLTLEDLDAPKFFAELCTKPRGLILVTGPTGSGKSTTLAAMVNHINSNDYAHILTVEDPIEFVHESQKCLINQREVHRDTLGFNEALRSALREDPDIILVGEMRDLETIRLALTAAETGHLVFGTLHTTSAAKTIDRIIDVFPAAEKDMIRAMLSESLQAVISQTLLKKVGGGRIAAHEIMVGTPAIRNLIREAKVAQMYSAIQTGRKDGMQTLDQNLKELVDKGLITAKGAMVKAVNKDMFR; encoded by the coding sequence ATGGATATCGCCGAACTATTGACCTTTTCCGTCAAAAACAAAGCCTCCGACTTGCATCTTTCCGCCGGTCTGCCGCCGATGATTCGGGTGGACGGCGACATCCGCCGCATCAATATCCCATCCTTAAATCACAAGGAAGTTCACGCGCTGATTTACGACATCATGAACGACAAACAGCGCCGCGATTACGAAGAGTTTCTGGAAACCGATTTTTCTTTCGCGCTGCCCGGCGTGGCCCGCTTCCGGGTCAACGCCTTCAACCAGGATAGAGGCGCCGGCGCAGTATTCCGGACCATTCCCTCCAAGGTGTTAACCCTGGAAGACCTGGATGCACCGAAGTTTTTTGCGGAATTGTGTACCAAACCGCGCGGCTTGATTCTGGTCACCGGCCCGACCGGTTCCGGTAAATCCACCACGCTGGCGGCGATGGTGAATCATATAAACTCCAACGATTATGCACACATCCTGACGGTCGAAGACCCTATCGAGTTTGTCCACGAGAGCCAAAAGTGCTTGATCAACCAACGCGAGGTACATCGCGATACCTTGGGTTTTAACGAAGCCTTGCGCTCGGCCTTGCGGGAAGACCCGGACATTATTCTGGTGGGTGAGATGCGGGACTTGGAAACCATTCGTCTGGCCTTGACCGCTGCGGAAACCGGTCACTTGGTCTTCGGGACCTTGCATACTACCTCCGCAGCAAAAACCATAGACCGGATTATCGACGTATTCCCGGCAGCGGAAAAAGACATGATCCGAGCCATGCTGTCCGAATCCTTGCAGGCGGTTATTTCGCAAACCTTGCTGAAAAAAGTCGGCGGCGGCCGGATTGCCGCGCACGAAATCATGGTCGGCACCCCGGCCATCCGCAACCTGATCCGCGAAGCCAAGGTGGCGCAAATGTATTCCGCGATCCAAACCGGCCGCAAAGACGGCATGCAGACCCTGGATCAAAACCTGAAGGAATTGGTCGATAAAGGCCTGATCACCGCAAAAGGCGCAATGGTCAAGGCCGTCAACAAAGACATGTTCCGTTAA
- a CDS encoding TraR/DksA family transcriptional regulator gives MKDYADVRDQLLNMLEDLDDRLGKITEDVRHTDKPLAQDFSEQAVETENDEVLDALGNATRDEVEKIKQAISRIDAGTYGICLSCGEPIKKERLAAVPYANQCIRCAEKSQHR, from the coding sequence ATGAAAGACTATGCAGATGTACGCGACCAATTATTGAATATGCTGGAAGACCTGGACGACAGACTGGGAAAAATCACCGAAGACGTCAGACACACCGACAAACCGCTGGCCCAGGACTTTTCCGAACAGGCTGTCGAAACCGAAAACGACGAAGTCTTGGACGCACTGGGCAACGCCACGCGCGACGAAGTCGAAAAAATCAAACAAGCCATTTCCCGTATCGATGCCGGCACCTACGGCATTTGCCTGAGCTGCGGCGAACCCATTAAAAAGGAACGCTTGGCTGCGGTGCCCTACGCCAATCAATGCATTCGCTGCGCCGAAAAAAGCCAGCACCGCTAA
- a CDS encoding AAA family ATPase: protein MDLALDRLLAAANQVILGKHQQIRLAVCCLLARGHLLIEDIPGVGKTTLSHTLARLFGLEYQRIQFTSDILPADIVGSSVFDAHQQLFSFHPGPIFKQMILADEINRATPKAQSALLEAMEERQVTVEGRTYPLPQPFFVIATQNPAHQIGTFPLPESQVDRFLMRIELGYPSRQAERELLSGQPRHVLIDELPVALLPAQLTDLQQEADQVHVSPALLDYLQAILAFSRQSTDFAAGLSPRAGLGLLAAAKAWSLIDKRKAVLPEDLQAVLPAVAGHRLNVGANDSAAIVAPILKHVPVL from the coding sequence ATGGACCTTGCTCTCGATCGCTTACTCGCCGCTGCCAATCAAGTCATTCTCGGTAAACATCAACAAATTCGCCTGGCGGTTTGTTGTCTGTTAGCCAGGGGACATTTGCTGATCGAGGATATTCCCGGTGTCGGCAAAACTACGCTGTCTCACACGTTGGCGCGCTTGTTTGGTCTGGAATATCAGCGGATTCAATTCACCAGCGATATTTTGCCGGCCGACATCGTCGGGTCCTCGGTATTCGATGCCCATCAGCAGCTATTCAGTTTTCATCCGGGGCCGATTTTCAAACAAATGATCCTGGCCGACGAAATCAACCGGGCCACACCCAAGGCGCAAAGTGCCTTGTTGGAAGCGATGGAAGAACGGCAGGTGACGGTCGAAGGCCGTACCTATCCCTTACCGCAACCGTTTTTCGTCATAGCCACCCAAAATCCGGCCCATCAAATCGGCACTTTCCCATTGCCGGAATCGCAAGTAGACCGGTTTTTGATGCGCATTGAACTGGGTTATCCCAGCCGGCAGGCCGAACGCGAGTTGCTGAGTGGCCAGCCCCGGCATGTATTGATCGACGAATTGCCAGTCGCGTTACTGCCCGCGCAATTAACGGACTTGCAACAGGAGGCGGATCAGGTGCATGTGTCGCCGGCCTTGCTGGATTATCTGCAAGCCATTCTGGCCTTCAGCCGCCAATCCACGGACTTTGCCGCCGGTCTCTCACCGCGCGCGGGCCTGGGTTTGCTGGCCGCCGCCAAGGCGTGGTCGCTGATCGATAAGCGCAAGGCCGTGCTGCCGGAAGACTTGCAAGCGGTATTGCCGGCGGTGGCCGGGCATCGTTTGAACGTGGGCGCCAACGACTCGGCGGCCATCGTCGCCCCTATTCTCAAGCATGTGCCGGTACTTTGA
- a CDS encoding DUF58 domain-containing protein: MTEAALSLKQRLNLSRFFSGEAPTAGPIVLTQRRVFILPTQRGLAFVLLILLLVLIGFVYNNNLAYLLGFLLASIFFVTILHSFKALAGLTIQPARQQAVFAGQAGPFRFQISNPGSQPRFAVDLTLQSELSISLAAEQSQTVTLYQPTRQRGWQLPGTLTLSSTYPLGLFRAWAPLRFDSPLLVYPKPASQQLPFPDSDGGQDKPGQNRRSGDEFYGLRAYQQGDAIRQIHWKTFAKGLGVHSKQYSGASSSELWLDYQQVPGHHTEERLSQLCRWVVDAEQTGLRYGLLLPGLRLPPDNGATHYRNCLQALALF; the protein is encoded by the coding sequence TTGACCGAAGCGGCCTTATCTTTAAAACAGCGCCTTAACCTGTCGCGCTTTTTTAGCGGCGAGGCTCCAACCGCCGGGCCGATTGTGTTGACGCAGCGGCGGGTGTTTATTTTGCCGACGCAACGCGGCTTGGCTTTTGTATTGTTGATTTTGTTGCTGGTACTGATCGGCTTTGTCTACAACAATAATCTGGCTTATTTACTGGGGTTTTTGCTGGCCAGCATTTTTTTCGTGACCATCCTGCACAGCTTTAAAGCCTTGGCGGGATTAACAATTCAACCCGCCCGCCAGCAGGCAGTGTTTGCCGGCCAAGCCGGGCCGTTTCGTTTTCAGATCAGCAATCCGGGTTCCCAGCCGCGTTTTGCTGTCGATCTGACTTTGCAATCCGAGTTGTCTATCAGCTTAGCCGCCGAGCAAAGCCAAACCGTCACACTGTATCAACCCACCCGGCAGCGCGGTTGGCAGCTGCCTGGCACCCTAACCCTTTCCAGCACCTACCCTCTGGGCTTGTTTCGGGCTTGGGCGCCCTTGCGTTTCGATAGTCCTTTGCTGGTGTATCCCAAGCCGGCCAGCCAGCAACTGCCGTTTCCGGATAGCGACGGCGGTCAGGATAAGCCCGGCCAAAACCGCCGCAGCGGCGATGAGTTTTACGGTTTAAGGGCGTATCAGCAAGGCGATGCGATTCGGCAAATCCATTGGAAAACCTTCGCCAAGGGACTGGGTGTACACAGCAAGCAATACAGTGGTGCCAGTTCCAGCGAGTTGTGGCTGGATTATCAGCAGGTACCGGGCCATCACACCGAAGAACGCCTCAGCCAGTTGTGCCGGTGGGTGGTGGACGCCGAACAGACCGGGTTACGCTACGGCTTGCTGCTGCCTGGCTTGCGTCTGCCGCCAGACAACGGTGCGACACATTACCGTAACTGTCTGCAAGCCTTGGCGCTGTTCTGA
- a CDS encoding transglutaminase TgpA family protein, which produces MPFLPSMRLMLFMLGSIGLITLPHAWHIPPLLFGFFTLLLLWRLLCIWRPHYLPNRVVVFLLMLTGIGLLYSQQHSIFGRDAGTSLFVVALGLKMLEIHGRRDIYVIVYLAFIVAVTQFLYEESILMAVYILLVCGVLLATLITQNSQTPQTMAALKTSATIILQSLPLALVLFVLFPRLEAPHWSWLDDDTRAKSGLSNTLEPGSIAELSLSPELVFRVKFDGALPPPSQRYWRGPVYANTDGTSWRAPPVLGRENNPDQPVFTGATYDYTLMMEPQKQNWVFALEMPTEFGGGLRRNGLYQLITNKNPGDRAEYRLSSSPTYNTGGISKTERRENLQLPGKPSEKIVTLVKQLQGQPDRPELFIANLLQHFRQENFHYTLSPEAMPDQPIETFLFERRAGFCSHYATAFVYLLRVAEIPARVVGGYQGGQINEVGGFLEIRQADAHAWAEAWLDGRGWVRFDPTAAVAPERIERGVNVDLQIASGAVNFSPLQLDAKTLSWLQRGRQLWQSVDYNWQRWIINYDTVNQKAFLQSLGVDNFVKLGYWLLISVAGIGGVLAWRLLRPNLRRQDPALVLYRQFCAKLGKAGLRVEIGDGPQTVAERAKELRPDLAEAIERIAATYIRLRYQNDSKIEDLRVLKMLVTSFRV; this is translated from the coding sequence ATGCCTTTTCTGCCGTCCATGCGATTGATGTTGTTTATGCTGGGGTCGATAGGGCTAATCACGTTGCCGCATGCCTGGCATATCCCGCCGCTATTGTTCGGTTTTTTTACGCTACTGCTGCTATGGCGCCTGCTCTGCATCTGGCGACCTCATTATTTACCGAACCGGGTTGTCGTCTTTTTGTTGATGTTGACAGGTATTGGCTTGCTTTACAGTCAGCAGCACTCGATATTCGGCCGCGACGCGGGCACCAGTTTGTTCGTGGTGGCACTGGGTTTAAAGATGTTGGAAATTCACGGCAGGCGCGACATCTATGTGATCGTGTATCTGGCTTTCATCGTGGCCGTCACGCAGTTTTTGTACGAAGAAAGTATCTTGATGGCGGTGTATATCCTGCTGGTGTGCGGGGTGTTGCTGGCTACTCTGATTACGCAAAACAGTCAGACGCCGCAAACTATGGCGGCCTTAAAAACGTCGGCGACGATTATTCTGCAAAGCCTGCCGCTGGCCTTGGTGTTGTTTGTGTTGTTTCCGCGACTGGAAGCGCCGCATTGGAGTTGGCTGGACGACGATACCCGCGCAAAGAGTGGTCTGAGCAATACCTTGGAACCCGGGTCGATTGCCGAATTAAGTCTGTCGCCGGAACTGGTGTTTAGGGTCAAATTCGACGGGGCTCTGCCGCCGCCATCCCAGCGCTATTGGCGCGGACCGGTGTATGCTAATACCGATGGCACAAGTTGGCGAGCACCGCCGGTGTTAGGCCGGGAGAATAATCCGGATCAACCTGTTTTTACTGGCGCGACTTACGATTACACCTTAATGATGGAACCGCAAAAACAGAATTGGGTTTTTGCGCTGGAGATGCCCACCGAGTTTGGCGGCGGATTACGCCGAAACGGTTTATACCAATTAATCACTAACAAAAACCCCGGCGACCGCGCCGAGTATCGACTTAGCTCATCACCTACTTATAACACCGGCGGCATCAGTAAAACCGAGCGCCGGGAAAATCTGCAACTACCCGGCAAACCGTCGGAAAAAATCGTTACGTTGGTTAAGCAGTTACAAGGACAGCCAGACCGGCCCGAGTTATTTATCGCCAATCTATTACAACATTTTCGCCAGGAAAACTTTCATTACACCCTTAGTCCGGAGGCGATGCCGGACCAGCCTATCGAGACCTTTTTGTTCGAGCGCCGCGCCGGATTTTGCAGTCATTACGCTACGGCCTTCGTGTATTTGCTGCGGGTGGCGGAGATTCCGGCCCGGGTGGTGGGTGGTTATCAAGGCGGACAAATCAACGAGGTCGGCGGCTTTCTGGAGATCAGGCAAGCCGATGCACATGCCTGGGCGGAAGCGTGGTTGGACGGACGTGGCTGGGTCAGATTCGATCCGACTGCCGCTGTCGCCCCGGAACGCATCGAGCGCGGGGTGAATGTGGACTTACAAATTGCCAGCGGCGCAGTGAATTTCAGTCCGCTGCAACTCGACGCCAAGACCTTGTCCTGGCTGCAACGCGGCCGGCAACTGTGGCAAAGCGTCGATTACAACTGGCAACGCTGGATCATCAATTACGACACGGTCAATCAGAAAGCGTTTTTACAGAGCTTAGGCGTCGATAATTTCGTCAAGCTTGGCTACTGGCTGTTGATTAGCGTCGCCGGTATCGGCGGGGTATTGGCTTGGCGCTTGCTGCGGCCCAACCTGCGCCGCCAAGACCCTGCCCTAGTGTTGTACCGGCAGTTTTGCGCCAAGTTGGGTAAAGCCGGCTTAAGAGTTGAAATTGGCGACGGCCCGCAAACCGTCGCCGAGCGCGCCAAAGAACTGCGCCCGGATTTGGCCGAAGCAATTGAGCGGATTGCCGCGACTTATATTCGCTTACGCTACCAAAACGACAGCAAAATCGAGGATTTGCGGGTTTTAAAAATGCTGGTCACTAGCTTTAGGGTTTAA
- a CDS encoding SPFH domain-containing protein: protein MGGFGLFAIMLLVFAVLMVFMSVKSVPQGMEYTVERFGKYTATLTPGLNIIMPIIDRIGRKLNMMEQVLDVPSQEVITKDNAMVRVDGVVFYQIMDAAKAAYEITYLDMAIINLVMTNIRTVMGSMDLDELLSRRDEINARLLTVVDEATSPWGLKVTRIEIKDIAPPKDLVDSMARQMKAEREKRAQILEAEGLRQAEILKAEGLKQGAILDAEGRKEAAFRDAEARERLAEAEARATMMVSEAISKGDVQAINYFVAQKYIESLKEVASANNSKLIFMPLEASSVIGALGGIGELAKEALNKKA from the coding sequence ATGGGCGGCTTTGGTTTATTCGCAATAATGTTGTTGGTATTTGCGGTTTTGATGGTGTTCATGAGCGTTAAATCCGTCCCGCAAGGCATGGAGTACACCGTCGAACGCTTCGGTAAATATACCGCGACTTTGACACCCGGCTTGAATATCATCATGCCGATCATCGATCGCATCGGTCGCAAGCTTAACATGATGGAGCAGGTGTTGGACGTGCCGTCGCAGGAAGTGATCACCAAGGATAACGCGATGGTGCGGGTCGATGGCGTGGTGTTTTACCAGATCATGGATGCCGCCAAGGCCGCATATGAGATTACTTATCTGGACATGGCCATCATCAATCTGGTCATGACCAATATCCGTACCGTAATGGGCTCCATGGACCTGGACGAACTGCTATCGCGGCGCGACGAAATCAACGCCCGCCTGTTGACGGTAGTCGATGAAGCCACCTCACCGTGGGGGCTTAAAGTGACGCGTATCGAAATCAAAGACATTGCCCCGCCGAAAGACTTGGTCGACTCCATGGCCAGACAAATGAAAGCCGAACGGGAAAAACGCGCGCAAATTCTGGAAGCGGAAGGCTTGCGGCAAGCGGAAATTCTCAAAGCCGAAGGTTTGAAACAAGGCGCGATTCTGGATGCCGAAGGTCGGAAAGAAGCCGCGTTCCGCGACGCCGAGGCCCGCGAACGTTTGGCCGAAGCGGAAGCTCGCGCCACGATGATGGTGTCCGAAGCGATTTCCAAGGGCGATGTGCAGGCCATCAACTACTTCGTCGCGCAGAAATACATCGAATCCTTGAAAGAAGTCGCCTCGGCCAACAATAGCAAACTGATCTTCATGCCGCTCGAAGCCTCCAGCGTCATCGGTGCGCTGGGTGGCATCGGCGAACTGGCTAAAGAAGCATTAAATAAAAAGGCCTGA
- a CDS encoding NfeD family protein, giving the protein MWEQDIVFWYWWVLAVGFLALEIVVTGFFFLWLAVSAFIVGAVVLLVPATPFNVQLLLFSLLAVLSVLAWRKYARNRAVTVTDHPLLNQRGAQYIGRTFFLIAPIENGQGKIKADDTVWKVHGEDSPMGAKVKVVAVKGTVFEVEVCE; this is encoded by the coding sequence ATGTGGGAACAGGACATCGTGTTTTGGTACTGGTGGGTGCTGGCGGTGGGCTTTCTAGCCTTGGAAATTGTCGTCACCGGCTTCTTTTTCCTGTGGCTGGCGGTGTCGGCGTTTATCGTCGGCGCGGTGGTGCTGTTAGTGCCAGCCACTCCGTTCAACGTGCAATTGCTGTTGTTTTCCTTGCTGGCGGTGTTGTCGGTGCTGGCTTGGCGCAAATACGCCCGGAATCGTGCAGTGACCGTTACTGATCATCCTTTGCTGAATCAGCGTGGGGCACAGTACATCGGGCGCACCTTCTTTCTGATCGCACCGATTGAGAATGGTCAGGGCAAGATTAAAGCCGATGATACGGTTTGGAAGGTGCATGGGGAGGATAGTCCGATGGGGGCTAAGGTGAAAGTCGTGGCGGTGAAGGGGACGGTGTTTGAGGTGGAGGTTTGTGAATAA